Proteins encoded in a region of the Clostridia bacterium genome:
- a CDS encoding MBL fold metallo-hydrolase, with protein sequence MEYMVKKLIAGPMMVNCYIVHDTMSKKGTIIDPAGNFDKARKYIEQNSLDIEYILLTHGHYDHITALKKFKDYTGADILIHQRDRQMLTDPEKNLSLISYKRPVVQVDADGIVEDGDIIKVGNLDIKTIHTPGHSSGSVCYATYDALFSGDTLFSGYIGRTKDFPGANAQDLKDSLINKVLILPQSFILYPGHGINSTIKNEILKNPYLKAL encoded by the coding sequence ATGGAATACATGGTTAAAAAGCTGATCGCAGGTCCTATGATGGTCAATTGTTATATTGTACACGATACTATGAGCAAAAAAGGTACAATAATCGACCCTGCGGGAAATTTCGACAAAGCACGCAAATATATAGAGCAAAACAGTCTGGATATTGAATATATATTATTGACTCACGGGCATTACGATCACATTACAGCCCTTAAAAAATTTAAGGATTATACAGGTGCAGATATATTGATTCATCAAAGGGATAGGCAAATGCTTACCGATCCTGAAAAAAATCTCTCTTTGATATCCTATAAAAGACCAGTTGTACAAGTGGATGCTGATGGCATTGTTGAAGATGGGGATATAATAAAAGTAGGTAATTTAGACATAAAAACTATACACACTCCGGGACATTCCAGCGGAAGCGTATGCTATGCTACTTACGATGCGTTATTTTCAGGGGATACATTATTTTCAGGGTATATTGGAAGAACCAAAGATTTCCCTGGGGCAAATGCCCAAGACCTGAAAGATTCTTTAATCAATAAAGTGCTAATTTTACCCCAAAGTTTTATCCTTTATCCCGGGCATGGGATAAACAGCACTATAAAAAATGAAATTTTAAAAAATCCTTATCTCAAGGCATTGTGA
- a CDS encoding ATP-binding cassette domain-containing protein: MKNVSKLYNRAFLSIEALKDVNFTIKRNEFISILGEYGSGKNTLFNIIGFIDKPSKGTYLFCDEDTSVFLPDEARDIRDRYFSFIYEDVVLMEGFTVEQNINIAFEIFDKTSGDKNRLIKRALNIMGISHKLSEYVENLSLLEQRKVQIAAAIARDTHILMIDEPACHLGEDSADQLMQDLRNIHEMGKTVIVVTEHQRIAEQTGRILYMNDGKLVYDKVQKNK; this comes from the coding sequence ATGAAGAATGTAAGCAAACTTTATAATAGAGCTTTTTTATCCATAGAAGCTTTAAAAGATGTGAATTTTACTATAAAGAGAAATGAATTCATATCTATATTGGGAGAGTACGGCTCTGGGAAGAATACTCTTTTCAATATAATCGGTTTTATAGATAAGCCTTCCAAAGGCACTTATCTCTTTTGTGATGAGGATACTTCTGTCTTTTTGCCGGATGAGGCCAGAGATATAAGGGATAGATATTTTAGTTTTATCTATGAAGATGTGGTTCTCATGGAGGGCTTTACAGTGGAGCAGAATATTAATATAGCGTTTGAAATTTTTGATAAAACATCTGGCGATAAAAATAGACTGATTAAAAGGGCATTGAATATTATGGGCATCAGTCATAAGTTGAGTGAATATGTAGAAAACCTTTCCCTCCTGGAACAAAGAAAGGTGCAGATAGCTGCTGCCATTGCAAGAGATACTCATATATTGATGATAGATGAGCCTGCTTGTCACCTTGGCGAAGATTCTGCTGATCAATTAATGCAAGATTTGAGAAACATACATGAAATGGGAAAAACCGTGATAGTGGTTACAGAGCACCAGAGAATTGCTGAACAAACAGGCAGAATTTTATATATGAATGATGGAAAATTAGTATATGATAAAGTACAGAAAAACAAGTAA
- the tkt gene encoding transketolase, whose translation MNNAIENKCVNTIRFLSVDAIEKAKSGHPGLPMGAAPMAYTVWAKHMKFNCDNPDWANRDRFVLSGGHGSMLLYSLLHLCGFDMTLEDIKNFRQWGSKAAGHPEYGEAEGIEMTTGPLGQGLSTAVGMAIAEQFLAENFNRPGYRLVDHYTYVIAGDGDMMEGITSEASSIAGHLKLGKLICLYDDNEISIEGSTDIAFTEDVAKRYEAYGWQVIKVKDGNDINAIDDAISQAKEEEDKPSLIIVPTIIGYGSPAKQGTADVHGAPLGKDEVINAKRNLGWPEDKEFYIPDDVKEHFEDIKQRGKKLEQQWNDLWQRYQKEYPELADKWNKWFTGEIIQGIENDPSLWDFDGDMATRKSSGIVLNKIADKVTNLIGGSADLAPSNNTNMKDKGDFTPETRTGRNLHFGVREHAMGSIINGITLHGGLRAFGATFLVFADYMRPAIRLAALMKQPAIYVFTHDSIAVGEDGPTHQPIEHLASLRVIPGLTVIRPCDAKETADAWVAAIKNTEGPTALILTRQGLPTIDKLPEDSIKGGYILKDSEKDMPDVILMASGSEVSLVMNASQQLKDKGIDARVVSMPSWEIFDKQSEEYKNKVLPDNVKTRVAVEAGSTMGWHKYVGDQGVVIGIDRFGASAPGDVVMEKFGFTVENVVKNVMDLIK comes from the coding sequence ATGAACAATGCCATAGAAAACAAATGTGTTAACACTATTAGATTTCTTTCAGTGGATGCTATAGAAAAGGCTAAATCAGGGCATCCGGGCTTACCTATGGGAGCGGCTCCAATGGCATATACAGTCTGGGCAAAGCATATGAAATTTAATTGTGATAATCCTGACTGGGCCAATAGGGACAGATTTGTGTTATCAGGTGGACATGGCTCTATGCTTTTGTACTCGCTATTACACTTATGTGGATTTGATATGACCCTTGAAGATATAAAAAATTTTAGACAATGGGGCAGCAAGGCTGCAGGTCATCCTGAATATGGTGAAGCGGAAGGGATAGAGATGACTACAGGTCCGCTAGGGCAAGGACTGAGTACAGCGGTGGGCATGGCGATAGCAGAACAATTTCTTGCGGAGAATTTCAATAGGCCAGGATATAGATTGGTTGATCATTATACATATGTCATTGCAGGAGATGGAGATATGATGGAAGGCATTACATCCGAAGCTTCATCCATTGCAGGACATTTAAAGCTGGGGAAATTGATATGTCTGTACGATGATAATGAAATAAGTATCGAGGGAAGCACTGATATCGCTTTCACTGAAGATGTAGCCAAGAGATATGAAGCGTACGGCTGGCAGGTAATCAAAGTTAAAGATGGAAATGATATAAATGCTATAGATGACGCAATTTCTCAGGCTAAAGAAGAAGAAGATAAACCTTCGTTGATTATTGTTCCGACTATTATAGGATATGGTTCTCCTGCAAAACAAGGTACAGCAGATGTTCACGGTGCGCCTTTAGGTAAAGATGAAGTGATAAATGCCAAGAGAAACCTTGGATGGCCGGAAGATAAGGAGTTTTATATACCTGATGATGTAAAAGAACATTTTGAAGATATAAAACAAAGAGGCAAAAAACTTGAACAACAATGGAACGATTTATGGCAAAGATATCAAAAGGAATATCCGGAACTTGCAGACAAATGGAATAAATGGTTTACAGGCGAAATAATCCAGGGCATAGAGAATGATCCATCTCTATGGGATTTCGATGGGGATATGGCAACCAGAAAATCTTCTGGGATAGTGCTCAATAAGATTGCAGATAAAGTGACCAATTTAATCGGGGGCTCTGCAGACCTAGCACCATCAAACAATACAAATATGAAAGACAAGGGAGATTTTACTCCCGAAACAAGGACGGGCAGGAATCTTCATTTTGGAGTAAGAGAGCATGCTATGGGTTCCATAATAAATGGTATAACCTTGCATGGAGGCTTGAGAGCCTTTGGTGCTACATTCCTAGTCTTTGCCGATTATATGAGACCTGCTATAAGGTTGGCAGCATTGATGAAACAGCCGGCTATATATGTATTTACACATGATAGCATAGCTGTGGGAGAAGACGGACCTACTCATCAACCAATAGAGCATTTGGCTTCTTTGAGAGTTATACCGGGACTTACAGTTATACGACCTTGTGATGCCAAAGAGACAGCAGATGCTTGGGTGGCTGCTATCAAGAACACTGAAGGACCTACAGCTCTCATATTAACTAGACAAGGGCTTCCTACTATAGATAAACTGCCGGAAGACTCCATAAAGGGAGGCTACATACTCAAGGATTCAGAGAAGGATATGCCTGATGTAATACTCATGGCCAGCGGTTCTGAAGTATCCCTTGTGATGAATGCTAGCCAACAGCTCAAGGATAAGGGCATTGATGCAAGAGTGGTGAGTATGCCTAGCTGGGAGATATTTGATAAACAGTCTGAAGAATATAAGAACAAGGTGTTGCCGGATAACGTTAAGACAAGAGTGGCAGTTGAAGCTGGTAGCACAATGGGCTGGCATAAATATGTAGGCGATCAAGGAGTAGTTATCGGAATAGATAGATTTGGTGCATCAGCTCCCGGGGATGTAGTAATGGAGAAGTTCGGATTTACTGTAGAAAATGTGGTAAAAAATGTGATGGATCTGATTAAATGA
- a CDS encoding YhcH/YjgK/YiaL family protein, translating to MIIDRLENKNLYSGLGNNVAKALDFLKNSDFSNMSPGRYEIDGEDVFAMVSEYQTKPKQEGVWEAHRRYIDIQFVADGIEGIGYSHLSELEITQDYDSDGDCLLLAGEGDFFVAKKGTFAILYPEDGHMPGIEVEQPSKVKKVVVKVLV from the coding sequence ATGATAATTGATAGGTTAGAAAACAAGAATTTATATTCTGGATTAGGAAATAATGTAGCCAAAGCTTTAGATTTTTTGAAGAATAGTGATTTTTCCAACATGTCCCCAGGGAGGTATGAAATAGATGGGGAAGATGTATTCGCTATGGTAAGCGAATATCAAACAAAGCCAAAACAGGAGGGAGTATGGGAAGCCCATAGGCGTTATATAGATATTCAATTTGTTGCTGATGGAATAGAAGGGATAGGATATTCTCATTTATCTGAGCTTGAAATTACCCAGGATTATGATAGCGACGGGGACTGTCTCTTGCTTGCTGGAGAGGGAGATTTTTTTGTGGCCAAAAAGGGCACATTTGCCATATTATATCCTGAAGACGGTCATATGCCTGGCATAGAGGTGGAGCAGCCATCCAAAGTTAAAAAGGTTGTGGTCAAAGTTCTGGTATAA